A genomic stretch from Falco biarmicus isolate bFalBia1 chromosome 17, bFalBia1.pri, whole genome shotgun sequence includes:
- the PIP4K2B gene encoding phosphatidylinositol 5-phosphate 4-kinase type-2 beta isoform X3: MLMPDDFKAYSKIKVDNHLFNKENLPSRFKFKEYCPLVFRNLRERFGIDDQDYQNSVTRSAPVNSDSQGRCGARFLTTYDRRFVIKAVSSEDVAEMHNILKKYHQFIVECHGNTLLPQFLGMYRLTVDGVETYMVVTRNVFSHRLTVHRKYDLKGSTVSREASDKEKAKDLPTFKDNDFLNEGQKLHVGEESKKNFLEKLKRDVEFLAQLKIMDYSLLVGIHDVDRAEQEEMEVEDRAEDEECENDGLGGNPISSYGTPPDSPGNLLNYPRFFGPGEFDPSVDVYAMKSHESAPRKEVYFMAIIDILTPYDAKKKAAHAAKTVKHGAGAEISTVNPEQYSKRFNEFISNILT; the protein is encoded by the exons ATGTTAATGCCCGACGATTTTAAAGCCTACAGTAAGATTAAGGTGGACAATCATCTATTCAACAA GGAAAACTTGCCAAGTCGCTTTAAATTTAAGGAGTATTGTCCACTGGTGTTCCGAAACCTCCGAGAAAGATTTGGGATTGACGATCAAGACTACCAG AACTCGGTGACGCGAAGCGCCCCAGTGAACAGCGACAGCCAGGGCCGATGTGGTGCCCGGTTCCTCACCACCTACGACAGGAGGTTTGTCATTAAGGCAGTGTCGAGCGAGGATGTAGCAGAGATGCACAACATCTTAAAGAAGTACCATCAG TTCATAGTGGAGTGTCACGGGAACACCCTCCTGCCCCAGTTCCTGGGCATGTATCGGCTCACGGTGGACGGAGTGGAAACCTACATGGTGGTTACCAGAAATGTATTTAGTCACAGGCTGACTGTGCATCGGAAATACGACCTGAAG GGCTCAACAGTATCCAGGGAAGCAAGCGATAAAGAGAAG GCCAAGGATCTACCAACATTCAAGGACAACGACTTCTTGAATGAGGGTCAGAAGCTGCACGTTGGAGAAGAGAGTAAAAAGAACTTCCTTGAAAAGCTGAAGCGGGACGTGGAG TTTTTAGCTCAGCTGAAGATTATGGACTACAGCTTGCTGGTTGGGATCCACGACGTTGACcgagcagagcaggaagagatGGAAGTGGAGGATCGGGCAGAGGATGAGGAGTGTGAGAACGATGGTCTCGGAGGCAACCCCATTTCCTCCTATGGCACCCCCCCTGACAGCCCGGGCAACCTCCTCAACTACCCTCGCTTCTTCGGGCCTGGAGAGTTTGATCCTTCTGTCGACGTCTACGCCATGAAAAGCCACGAAA GTGCCCCCAGGAAGGAGGTGTACTTCATGGCCATTATAGACATTCTTACGCCATATGATGCGAAGAAGAAAGCTGCACATGCTGCCAAAACAGTGAAACATGGG gctggggcagagatCTCCACCGTGAATCCAGAGCAGTACTCTAAACGCTTCAATGAATTTATCTCAAATATCCTGACATAG
- the PIP4K2B gene encoding phosphatidylinositol 5-phosphate 4-kinase type-2 beta isoform X2, with amino-acid sequence MGYIASKTAAGINELSNVPVPVMLMPDDFKAYSKIKVDNHLFNKENLPSRFKFKEYCPLVFRNLRERFGIDDQDYQNSVTRSAPVNSDSQGRCGARFLTTYDRRFVIKAVSSEDVAEMHNILKKYHQFIVECHGNTLLPQFLGMYRLTVDGVETYMVVTRNVFSHRLTVHRKYDLKGSTVSREASDKEKAKDLPTFKDNDFLNEGQKLHVGEESKKNFLEKLKRDVEFLAQLKIMDYSLLVGIHDVDRAEQEEMEVEDRAEDEECENDGLGGNPISSYGTPPDSPGNLLNYPRFFGPGEFDPSVDVYAMKSHESAPRKEVYFMAIIDILTPYDAKKKAAHAAKTVKHGAGAEISTVNPEQYSKRFNEFISNILT; translated from the exons ATGGGTTATATTGCTTCGAAAACAGCTGCTGGG ATCAATGAACTCAGCAATGTACCCGTCCCTGTCATGTTAATGCCCGACGATTTTAAAGCCTACAGTAAGATTAAGGTGGACAATCATCTATTCAACAA GGAAAACTTGCCAAGTCGCTTTAAATTTAAGGAGTATTGTCCACTGGTGTTCCGAAACCTCCGAGAAAGATTTGGGATTGACGATCAAGACTACCAG AACTCGGTGACGCGAAGCGCCCCAGTGAACAGCGACAGCCAGGGCCGATGTGGTGCCCGGTTCCTCACCACCTACGACAGGAGGTTTGTCATTAAGGCAGTGTCGAGCGAGGATGTAGCAGAGATGCACAACATCTTAAAGAAGTACCATCAG TTCATAGTGGAGTGTCACGGGAACACCCTCCTGCCCCAGTTCCTGGGCATGTATCGGCTCACGGTGGACGGAGTGGAAACCTACATGGTGGTTACCAGAAATGTATTTAGTCACAGGCTGACTGTGCATCGGAAATACGACCTGAAG GGCTCAACAGTATCCAGGGAAGCAAGCGATAAAGAGAAG GCCAAGGATCTACCAACATTCAAGGACAACGACTTCTTGAATGAGGGTCAGAAGCTGCACGTTGGAGAAGAGAGTAAAAAGAACTTCCTTGAAAAGCTGAAGCGGGACGTGGAG TTTTTAGCTCAGCTGAAGATTATGGACTACAGCTTGCTGGTTGGGATCCACGACGTTGACcgagcagagcaggaagagatGGAAGTGGAGGATCGGGCAGAGGATGAGGAGTGTGAGAACGATGGTCTCGGAGGCAACCCCATTTCCTCCTATGGCACCCCCCCTGACAGCCCGGGCAACCTCCTCAACTACCCTCGCTTCTTCGGGCCTGGAGAGTTTGATCCTTCTGTCGACGTCTACGCCATGAAAAGCCACGAAA GTGCCCCCAGGAAGGAGGTGTACTTCATGGCCATTATAGACATTCTTACGCCATATGATGCGAAGAAGAAAGCTGCACATGCTGCCAAAACAGTGAAACATGGG gctggggcagagatCTCCACCGTGAATCCAGAGCAGTACTCTAAACGCTTCAATGAATTTATCTCAAATATCCTGACATAG